TTGGGAGTATTGCTAGCTTTGGGACGCCTTAATGGTATTGCCTGCCGCACTGTTGGTCGTTACAAATGCCCTCCCCATCCTGACCAAATCGGTATTCCTTTGGTACCAGATTTTAATCATGTTTGGATGGAATTTTATATCCCAGGAATCGGCTGGCTACCTATGGAATCGAGTGCTGATGATACAGTTGAAGGGGGTCCTTATCCCACTCGGTTTTTGATGGGTCTTGCCTGGTACCATATAGAGATCGGTAAAGGAATTAAGTTTGAAATCCTGAAGAGCCAAGGGGTGCCTGTGAAAAAGGAAGATATTTCCATTGGTGAGTTAGCCATTAATCATGTGCGGTTTAAGATTGTGGCAGAATTGCCCAGTGGTAGTGCTTCAATCGAACAATAAGGACTACTGCTGGCAAGGGTAGCCGGAAAGAAGTGGGTTGGAGGGGATCTAAGACCAAATCGAGGACGTAACTCCTAGACTTGGGCTACCCCCGTGATGTCAGAAGCGTACACCATACCTGCTGGGATTGGTGTGCGGTAGTTCACTATAGGTTAGGGGGAAATTGAGTCATGGATGTTATTCCAGCTATAGACTTACTTGAAGAAAAATGTGTGCGATTAGTCCAGGGAGACTACCAGCGTGCGCAAGTATTTAACGATAACCCGGTCGAGGTAGCGAAACAATGGGTTGAACAAGGTGCATCACGGCTGCATGTGGTTGATTTGGATGGTGCAAAACTGGGTAAGCCAGTGAACACTAAAGCAATCGAAGCAATTGTGCAGGCGGTACCTGTGCCAGTGCAAGTCGGTGGTGGATTACGCTCCCGCTCCGGAGTCACTCAACTGTTGACTCTAGGCGTCGATAGAGTCATTATAGGGACGGCAGCGGTGGAAGACCCTTCCCTAGTGGAACAGCTTTGCACTGAATTCCCAGGGAAGATTGTAGTTGGTATTGATGCTCGTCAGGGATGGGTGGCAACTCACGGTTGGTTAGAAACCTCAGAAATTGCAGCTATTGACCTAGCTGAGCAAATGACTCAGCTGGGAGTAACTACGATTATTTACACCGACATTCACCGGGATGGAACTCTGTCTGGACCAAACCTAGACGCTCTCAGAGAACTAGCAAGCCATATCTCGATCCCCGTGATTGCCTCTGGGGGTGTCAGTTCAATCACTGATCTATTGAGTCTACTGACTCTCGAACCTCTAGGGGTTAGGGGTGTAATTGTTGGTCGTGCGCTTTACACCGGAGATATTTCTCTGAAAGAAGCTATTCAAGCAGTCGGTCCTGGAAGGTTACAAGATATCCCTCTAGATATGGGGTTTTCTAGCTTTGCTTGAGGAGTCGTCAATGGAAAAATGGAAAAATGGAAAATTGATCTGATTCGAGCCAAATACCCCATGATCAGTTTTTCATTGTCAGGGGCAATTTATTTTAAGATAATCATTTGTCTAATTGCTTCCTGATTACACTGTAAAAGTTTAGTAAAGAGGGAAAGGGCAAGGAATTCCAACCATTGACCTTTTCCTTTTTATATTTATAACTTAAATTCAAGACCATACTACTAAACTAAATTGCCTTCTTGAAGTGTTATTTAGCTAGGCAGGAGGACAAGGTAATGGGGAGATAGGTAGATAGTGCTACCGTAAGCATATGCGCTACTTGAGGTGCTACTTGAGGTGCTATCAGTGGTCAGCCGTCAGCTAATCAACGGGAGGTAGTCAACAAGGTTACGGGCTGGTACCGCTGGTTGAAAATTCCTGCTCGTTTTGCTGATCTGATCCCGTGCAGTGAAATCGGCTGCTAGTTGATAGTTTATAGCTGATAGCTGATAGCTGACGCCTGAATGCTTACGTGCTACCTATTAATGTAACTTGGTACCAGCAAATATGATTACCCTAACTTAACCATTCCTTCATTTTATCCGGATATTTGATAAGTTTTGCGTAAAATTTTCCAGTTCTAGTGTCAAAAACTAGTTTGTTAACACAAACTAACTACAGAGCTGATGGTTAGTGGCAACTACTGAAGGTATGATAGGGGAGCGATTAGCCATAGGTTCAGTTACTCTTGAACATAACTTAAACCAATAAATAAAAAGGCACATATAGAGATGGGCAATAAATCAGAGCTTTTCCCACAGGGGAATGGTAAATATTTCCACTCACAGCCCGTCATCTACCACACTAGAAACTCAAAATACTATCAGGATGGGCGTAAGCTAGAGGAGATTTGGACGATCATACGGCGTCGCTTTTTAGCGGCTGCTGGTGTAGCAATTACGATAACAGCTAGTATTTTTGTATGGACTTCTAATCAGAAACCTCTGTACGAAGGCAAGTTCCGACTGCGTCTGGAGCCTCTGACAGCACAGGATGATGAAAATCAATCCATACCAGCTTTTGGTCTCATAGACTCTGGGAATTCCAGCTTGGCTTATCAAACCCAAATGCTGGTACTGCGTAGTCATAAACTGATCACTCCCGTGATTGAGGAACTAAATAAGCGCTATGGAAAAACTAGCTACAAGTCTTTAGTCAAAAATAATCACCTGAGGATCAAACACATTGAAGGAACTAGTGTCTTAGAAGTCCGCTACCGTGATAGCGATCCTCAAAAAGTTCACTTTGTTTTAAACCAGCTTGCCGATAATTATATCAAGTACTCCCGCCAACAAGAAGCAAGTTACCATCACAAGGACCTTGAGCTAGCAAATAGAGAGTTGCCTAAAGTACGCCAAGAGGTAGACAGACTCCAGGAAGAACTGCTGAAGTTGGAGCTAGGGTACAAGTTGATCGACTATGATAATCAAAAACAGCAGCTTTCAACTCAGATTAGCCAGATTAAGCAACAGCAATTAGATACTCACATCCAGCTTAAGGAAGCTCAGTCCTTTTACCAGATCATTTCTCAAAAGCTAGGACTGTCATCAAATCAGGTCAAGGACTCTCGCGCCTCGGAGTTAGCTCTGGCTCAAGTGACTTTGGCTGAAAACCCTTACTACCAAAAGATGCTCAACCACCTAGAAGAGGTTGAGGCTGAGATTGCTATCGAGTCAAGCCGCTATACTCCAGACAGTCCCACCATCAAGACCCTCAAGCAGCAACAGTATAATTTCTTATCCCTGTTACGCTCTGAAGCTGAACAGGTACTAGGGATCAAACTAACAGATACAGATGTTCCTAAGATATCACCCAATTCAATTCACCAGCAGCTCACTCAACAACTGGTAGATCAGAGCATCCAAATATCAGTTTTGCAAGCACGACAACAAGCTCTTGCTGAGGAAGAGGAAAGTCTTGAGCAAGACATGAAACAGATGTTGGTGATAGATCCAAAGTACACCAGTTTACGGCAGAAACTTAAAGAGACAACCCAACGATTAGACACTCTGTTGGAGCTTAAGGAAAGCTTCCAGCCTTATTCTTGGGAACTTATTCTCAAACCCAAACAGCCTCAATATCCGATTCCGCAACATCAGGAACTTCAGATTATTTTGGGAGCGATCGCAGGTATATTACTGGGTGCAGGAACAGGGTGGTTGATGGAGCGCTTAGACCATGTGTTCCACTCTCCCGACGAACTTAAACATCGCACCCAATTGCCTCTTCTTGGTGTTATTCCTTACCATCCAGCACTTAAGCCAACCAAGTCATCAACAAGCCGCAAAGGTATACCTTTTGTTCCAAGCTTCCCTAAGAATCAGAAAAATAACTCAACGCCAAAACTGCAGCAAGCTTCTCCCTTTTTAGAGGCGTTCCGGTTCCTCCATCGCAATATCGGCTTACTCGGCTGCGATCAGCCAATCCAATCTATTGTGATTAGCTCAGCTAGACCAGCAGACGGTAAATCTACCGTTGCTGTCCACCTAGCTATAGTGGCTGCTGCTATGGGTCGGCGGGTGCTACTGGTGGATACAGATCTGCGCCGTCCCCGGGTACATAAAATTTTTGGTTTGAACAATCAACTTGGTTTGAGTGACGTCCTTAGTAAGGGGATCAAAGCTAACCGAGCCATCCAGCAAGTGCCCCTGTGGGATCATCTTCATGTGCTAACTGCTGGTTCCCCAGCACATGATCCGATTCGGTTACTATCTGCGCCAAAGATGGGAACTTTGATGGAGCATTTTAATGCTGTTTTTGATTTAGTTATTTATGATACACCTCCCGTGATCGGACTTGCCGATAGCCGCCTTCTAGCAGCTAACACGGATGGTATGGTCTTCGTAGGCAGATTAAACAAGACTGACCGCTCAGTTCTAATGCAAGCGTTGGATGAACTCAAAACCTCTAGGACTAATCTTTTAGGTATTGTTGCTAATGATGTTGAGAACTACGCAACTAGCTCCTATTATCACCATCAGGACTACTATACAACCGATTCAGCAACCATGAAGGTGAAAAAGCTTCTAGATCAGAACATGAGATGATATAGCAATTCTACGACTTGTGAGGTACAAATATCTCGGTTTTAGGGAGCAGGGACTGAGGCCGTAGGCCACGCGGGGCGCGTTCGGAACAGGGAGCAGGTAACAGAGAAGAGGCAAGAGCCAATAGTCAAACAATTCTGTGTACCTCATGAGTCCTAGAAACGCTATATGAAGTCCAGTTAATAACTTTTAATATGGTTGATTGCTTTTTGTTAATGGTTAATGGTCAATTAACCATTAACCATTAACCATTAACCATTAACCATTAACCATTAACCATTAACCATTAACCATTAACCATTAACCATTAACCATTAACCATTAACCATTAACCATTAAAGTTAGTGATCAGTAGCTGGGGATGAAAATACGTATGTTAACAGGACTAGCATCACCCTTGACACCATCAAGGTTAGTGTTAACACCACTAGGGAAACCTGGACAGTTAAGCGTAACCGTTTACCCTTACGATACAAACGTTTATCCGGTACAGGGTCAGCAGTTTTAGAAAAGAGTGTTAATGGTTGATGAGGCTGATAAGGATTCCAGAATACATGGGCACCTAAATTCTGATCGGCACAGGGTTTCATAGTTCAAAACTAGAGGTAGTGTGTTGAGAGCGAACCAGCGTTTACGCCCTGTGGTGTAAACGTTAGTAGTAAAACTGAGATAGTTCCTGTCTCAGTCTTGATAGTGATGCTCAACCCTGTCCAAATTGTTTTGGACGGGCTTGTCGTCTTCAAGCAGGGCTTACGTATTTGTTTTACAAAAGGTATTGCAGGGGGTATGCGCAACCACCGGATGAATGGGGTGGCAGGTTAAAACCGGCTTTTTCTTCCTTTTTTCTGGTACAGTAGAAAGGTGTAATTTGTAGTTAATGACTCAAATAGCGGTGAAAAACCCGCACGGTCAGCAAAAAACTACAAGATACAAACTACAAGATACAAGTAAGCGCAATGTATGTGGCCTTAAGGTCAGCATAGTTGAGCTTGTAGGGCGTTGTTGACTGCTCCCACACCGGAAGATAGCCCAGTTACAGCTACTTTCGGTTGAGTAGCGTGGTTTCAACCCGCTTTAGAACAAGCGCTTAGAATCCCGCCCACTTTAGTGGTGGGAGAAGTCAAAAGTAGTTTTAATCCTTTTATCCCCTATAGCTAGCAGGGCTGTTTCATTCGTTTAGACTCTGGATGAGTAAGGTCAGAGGCAGAGGAGGGGGTAGAGGGGGAGGAAGATGATTTTGTTTGGTTATTTTGTCTTTCTTCCAAGTCCACCTTGTCTTCCTTGTCTTCCTTTTCCTGTATTAGATACAGAGCAATGGTTTAGCCCTGGGATAGGTAGGGTTTTGATGGCTGAATTTGGTAATGCCTGCTACAATAGAAGAATTGACTTTAACAACAATTTAGGGCATCTAATTAAAATCTTGAACCCAGTCGTTTCAGATAAGTTGAGGGGTTTGACCCCCTAATTGATTGAGTTTTGTTTTTTGGGTTCGATTGATTGGGTCAAGAAGGGGATGCGATCGCTTCTTAAAGTGATGATGAAAACCAATAGTTAGTGTCATACCGAGTAACGTTCAGGGCTGGGATCGCATGAATTGCTAGGGTTTCCCAAATTACCCATTACCCATTAAGTAGGTAGGCTAAGTAGATAGGCATGATTCAACCGACTAATGGAACCGAATGATGTCAAGTTTTGTAAAACATCTAGAAATTCAAGCTATGCCCTTGAGCCAGCATGTTTAGATAAATTTGTTTACATATATTTACATAGCTGCCTTGATTTGAGCTTACCTATTTACCCGTTACCAGTTATCGCAATACATTCGGTATCCAAAACCACAACCTTCTCTGTCTCGAAAACAGAACAGGAATCGATTACGTTAACAATTGCCGGAACAATGGCTTGTTTGAGTCGAGCTTGAGCTTCTGCTGCTACTGGTTGATACTGCATAATCCAGCGATTTTCAGATATATATTGCGGATTAAATGCTTCCTTATCTAACAACCAAAAATCCATGTCGTACTGCCTAATAAATTGTTTGACTTCGGCTAAGTTTGGACTGTACTGGGCTTGAATTAAGTCAATCGCTCTGTTGCGAAATTGGTTGTAATAGTTAGTATGATAGGGAATACCATATTCTCTACTGACTAAGATTGACCGTCCAGAAAACGTTGGCAAGAAATCGGCTTCCTTTGATAGTGAGGCAATCAGGATATCGTTTGGTTGTTTAGCAAAGAATTCATATAGGGCATGTTCCCTCCCAACCTCATAGTTGGTTTTGGGGAAATTATGGAAACCAAGAGGAGACAAGATTAGAGCTATTCCTACGAGTGTAACGATGGCTCGTCCCAACACTGGTTTCCCTTGAATTCGAGGGGAGGCTAGCCTCTGGCAAGCTTGAATAATAGCATCAAGTAATAGAGTTATAGCGATCGCAGCAGCTAGGACTAGCACAATTCGCAGACTATGCTTACTGTAACGGCTGGGTAGATGCAGTCGGAACAGGACAGCATGAGCCATAATGAACATGCCAAGGGATACCAGAGCCAGTTGAGTCAGGAGTACCGTTTCCCCTGTGACTTTCTTCACTAACGGTAGCCATGAGGGAAATCGTAGCAGGATAGGCAATAGTAAACCAGCACAGACAGCTATAGGTAAATGCTTTCTTCGGGGAAATACACCACTGCGAGCATCTTCCAACCAGAAATCCCATGGGTTCTGATCGAAAAAGGCGACTCGCCCTCCTGGTTGGAATTCTGGCATGGTTTTGGCTTGCTGTGCGCTGATAATTGGACCATAGTCAGAAGTGCTCAAAGCATAGGGCAACAGGACGATGAATGCCACACCTAACCCAGCTGCACAAAACCAATAGTCATTCTTTTGGGAGGATAGTCTGACTCTACCCTCTCGCCAACGCAACAGTTTCAGTACCAGAACCCCACAACAGAGGAAAACGCACTGAGGATAAAATAAACCCTGGAGGGTGATCACTACGAGACAGGGGATCAATGAGCGCCGTGATAGGTAGTACAAAAATGCTAGCAGCAGGGGATAAATGAAAGCCCTAGGGGTTGCTGATACTAAATCATCCAGCATCCATAGGGTTTGATTTAGGAGCAAAGACGCGATAAATCCTGCGGCTGGGATGGGCAGCATTTGTAGACAAAGCCGGAAACAGTAACTAGTGGTAATCAACCCTAGCACCATGGGTAGTAGTTTATTCAATAAGAGGGGATGAATCCCGACAAATGCTATCAGCCGATAGAGGGTAGTATAGCCAGCGGGTGCTACAGATTGGAAGTAATTGGCAATCAGATCATCGGGAAATAAGCTGGGATCAAAAAACCGTTGCATCCAAAATACATGCTGTCTGGCATCATCTTGTACAATGTATTGATTACTAAAGGCTTCTTCTAGGGCGATCAGGCTGTAAAGCATAGCAAATGCTAGGCTCAAGCTAAACCAAAATATTACTTGGTTTTTAGGGGCATTCGAGGCTGGGGGATTCATACTTTGTTGTGTTTGGGTAGAGACAATTAAAATGGGATAATGGGGTGACGGTTATAGGTAAGTTTCTAGATTAAGTATTATTGTTAACAGTGAAATATTATCGTTAACACTCATCAGTCAACGGTCAATAAAAAGCGATCAAGTACAATATCCAAATTAAACGAACACGAATAAATTACCTTTGTACTTTCCTGTATACTTTTCCGTGTACTTTTTTGTGTGATGGAAACCAAACGATTACAGCTAGGGAAATTCCCTCAACCTCCCTTGCGACTATTATGCATTACCCTACTGCTCTTAGGAATAGTCTTTCGCTTAGCCAATCTCGACAGCAAAGTCTATTGGGGGGATGAAAGTTTCAGCTCCTCTAGAATTGCTGGCTATTCAGCGGAAGAAATTATCGGGGATATCTACACGGGTGAAGTGATTAGCGCTACAGAATTACAAAAATACCAGACCCCTAATTCTGACCGTAGCCTCGCCAATACCTTACGAATTATAGGGGAAGAAGCGCCACAACACCCGCCAGTTTACTATATTTTAGCCCGATTCTGGGAACAATGGCTTGGTAGTTCCCTAGGACTCAAGCGCACTTTACCTGCTCTGATTAGCTTGCTCGGATTACCCTGCCTGTACTGGTTGTGCATAGAACTATTTGGGGCATCCTTGACCCCATGGCTTGCCATGTCCCTATTCG
The Moorena sp. SIOASIH genome window above contains:
- the hisA gene encoding 1-(5-phosphoribosyl)-5-[(5-phosphoribosylamino)methylideneamino]imidazole-4-carboxamide isomerase, which gives rise to MDVIPAIDLLEEKCVRLVQGDYQRAQVFNDNPVEVAKQWVEQGASRLHVVDLDGAKLGKPVNTKAIEAIVQAVPVPVQVGGGLRSRSGVTQLLTLGVDRVIIGTAAVEDPSLVEQLCTEFPGKIVVGIDARQGWVATHGWLETSEIAAIDLAEQMTQLGVTTIIYTDIHRDGTLSGPNLDALRELASHISIPVIASGGVSSITDLLSLLTLEPLGVRGVIVGRALYTGDISLKEAIQAVGPGRLQDIPLDMGFSSFA
- a CDS encoding polysaccharide biosynthesis tyrosine autokinase codes for the protein MGNKSELFPQGNGKYFHSQPVIYHTRNSKYYQDGRKLEEIWTIIRRRFLAAAGVAITITASIFVWTSNQKPLYEGKFRLRLEPLTAQDDENQSIPAFGLIDSGNSSLAYQTQMLVLRSHKLITPVIEELNKRYGKTSYKSLVKNNHLRIKHIEGTSVLEVRYRDSDPQKVHFVLNQLADNYIKYSRQQEASYHHKDLELANRELPKVRQEVDRLQEELLKLELGYKLIDYDNQKQQLSTQISQIKQQQLDTHIQLKEAQSFYQIISQKLGLSSNQVKDSRASELALAQVTLAENPYYQKMLNHLEEVEAEIAIESSRYTPDSPTIKTLKQQQYNFLSLLRSEAEQVLGIKLTDTDVPKISPNSIHQQLTQQLVDQSIQISVLQARQQALAEEEESLEQDMKQMLVIDPKYTSLRQKLKETTQRLDTLLELKESFQPYSWELILKPKQPQYPIPQHQELQIILGAIAGILLGAGTGWLMERLDHVFHSPDELKHRTQLPLLGVIPYHPALKPTKSSTSRKGIPFVPSFPKNQKNNSTPKLQQASPFLEAFRFLHRNIGLLGCDQPIQSIVISSARPADGKSTVAVHLAIVAAAMGRRVLLVDTDLRRPRVHKIFGLNNQLGLSDVLSKGIKANRAIQQVPLWDHLHVLTAGSPAHDPIRLLSAPKMGTLMEHFNAVFDLVIYDTPPVIGLADSRLLAANTDGMVFVGRLNKTDRSVLMQALDELKTSRTNLLGIVANDVENYATSSYYHHQDYYTTDSATMKVKKLLDQNMR